A stretch of the Archangium violaceum genome encodes the following:
- a CDS encoding HEAT repeat domain-containing protein has product MRTGARTFLFVLAFLLTAGCSGSRDQLLADLQSPRPEVRALAVRKLAEESRPDDLALFTRAAKDMASIVRGEAAAALGKSQDPRVVDLLGELLEDSDEDVQGKAAMALAQVRNDKAKAYLTLQYGRRGRQTRQVIVQALKQANVPGAMAEVVAAESKAIWERNLLALTEGTLPERVGAAEELGKSGRPDAFKRLVPLVRDSQIVLAAAAVRGLGDLGDKRAVPAILPLLDESFPELRESAITALVRLQEPEAIARLQAVAVEKSTVSPLAIDALLGLPRQPQTDAALCSIALDAETSEAIPVARVMRERGGCPLEPIAERLSRPASAVSGLRVVIGLGPLAKDLLPKVLPHVSQGDAALRALAVDAAAAIGDASAAPVLQKAFEQELASVRALRQDWVTQALPERYGPGFDPSQPQEGSATDREKQKGEKHASLMSRVKALNAAKARGLGRPVVRQRAPTELFDDVESSQLEPLAGLLRALGAVKAPGALELLKGFAGDSSVTLRTAALVGLTRLGPEGVALARNGLFEAERDLLKALAQALAEQGEAGQSALVELLPQISGEKLVLLDALSRTGAPASAVEPLQKVVSEGGPEAVLAASLLGRMKAKAAVPTLVKALEDPTSVGRREMLTALGEIGDTSAAEVVARDLYHDLPEIRAAAAGALARIGTGAQADALDALKSDYYRRVREAAVTALAKTTTAAEGAR; this is encoded by the coding sequence ATGCGAACCGGCGCGCGCACCTTCCTCTTCGTCCTGGCCTTCCTCCTCACCGCCGGGTGCAGTGGGAGTCGGGATCAGCTTCTCGCGGATCTGCAGAGCCCACGCCCCGAGGTGCGGGCTCTCGCGGTGAGGAAGCTGGCCGAGGAGTCCCGTCCCGACGACCTCGCCCTCTTCACCCGCGCGGCCAAGGACATGGCCTCCATCGTCCGCGGCGAGGCCGCCGCCGCGCTCGGCAAGAGCCAGGATCCCCGCGTGGTGGATCTGCTCGGCGAGCTGCTCGAGGACTCCGATGAGGATGTCCAGGGCAAGGCCGCCATGGCGCTGGCTCAGGTGAGGAACGACAAGGCCAAGGCCTACCTCACCCTGCAGTACGGTCGCCGGGGCCGGCAGACCCGCCAGGTCATCGTCCAGGCCCTCAAGCAGGCCAACGTGCCGGGCGCCATGGCCGAGGTCGTCGCCGCTGAGTCCAAGGCCATCTGGGAGCGCAACCTGCTGGCCCTCACCGAGGGCACCCTCCCCGAGCGCGTGGGCGCCGCCGAGGAGCTGGGCAAGAGCGGCCGCCCCGATGCCTTCAAACGGCTCGTGCCGCTGGTGCGCGACAGCCAGATCGTCCTCGCCGCCGCCGCGGTCCGGGGCCTGGGCGACCTGGGCGACAAGCGCGCCGTACCCGCCATCCTGCCCCTGCTCGACGAGAGCTTCCCCGAGCTGCGCGAGTCCGCCATCACCGCGCTCGTGCGGCTGCAGGAGCCCGAGGCCATTGCCCGGCTGCAGGCCGTGGCCGTGGAGAAGAGCACCGTGAGCCCCCTGGCCATCGACGCCCTCCTCGGTCTGCCGCGCCAGCCCCAGACCGATGCGGCGCTGTGCTCCATCGCGCTCGACGCCGAGACCTCCGAGGCCATCCCCGTGGCCCGGGTGATGCGCGAGCGCGGGGGCTGTCCGCTCGAGCCCATCGCCGAACGCCTGTCTCGCCCCGCGTCCGCCGTCAGCGGGTTGCGGGTGGTGATCGGCCTCGGCCCCCTGGCGAAGGACCTGCTGCCCAAGGTGCTGCCCCACGTCTCCCAGGGTGACGCCGCGCTGCGCGCGCTCGCGGTGGACGCGGCCGCGGCCATCGGGGACGCCTCCGCGGCCCCCGTGCTGCAGAAGGCCTTCGAGCAGGAGCTCGCATCCGTGCGGGCGCTTCGGCAGGACTGGGTCACCCAGGCGTTGCCCGAGCGCTACGGGCCGGGGTTCGACCCCTCCCAGCCCCAGGAGGGCTCCGCGACGGACCGGGAGAAGCAGAAGGGCGAGAAGCACGCCAGCCTCATGTCGCGCGTGAAGGCGCTCAACGCCGCCAAGGCGCGTGGCCTGGGTCGGCCCGTGGTGCGGCAGCGCGCGCCCACCGAGCTGTTCGACGACGTGGAGTCTTCCCAGCTCGAGCCCCTGGCCGGGCTGCTGCGGGCGCTCGGGGCCGTGAAGGCGCCCGGGGCGTTGGAGCTGCTCAAGGGCTTCGCTGGTGACTCCAGCGTGACACTGCGCACGGCCGCCCTGGTGGGGCTGACGCGGCTGGGGCCCGAGGGGGTTGCGCTCGCCAGGAATGGCCTGTTCGAGGCCGAGAGGGATCTGCTGAAGGCCCTGGCCCAGGCGCTCGCCGAGCAGGGCGAGGCCGGACAATCCGCGCTGGTGGAGCTGCTGCCGCAGATCAGCGGCGAGAAGCTGGTGCTGCTCGACGCGCTGAGCAGGACCGGCGCGCCGGCTTCCGCGGTGGAGCCGCTCCAGAAGGTGGTGTCCGAGGGCGGTCCCGAGGCGGTGCTGGCCGCCTCGCTGCTCGGCCGGATGAAGGCGAAGGCGGCGGTCCCCACGTTGGTGAAGGCGCTGGAGGATCCCACGAGCGTCGGACGGCGCGAGATGCTCACCGCCCTGGGGGAGATTGGCGACACCTCGGCGGCCGAGGTGGTGGCGCGCGACCTGTACCATGATCTGCCGGAGATCCGGGCCGCGGCGGCCGGTGCGCTGGCGAGGATCGGCACGGGCGCCCAGGCCGACGCACTGGACGCGCTCAAGAGTGACTACTACCGTCGTGTCCGTGAAGCCGCTGTGACGGCGTTGGCGAAGACGACCACAGCAGCGGAGGGGGCACGCTGA
- a CDS encoding pseudouridine synthase has product MAAERLQKYLARAGVASRRHAEELITEGRVTVNNEKVTELGTKVSPGDLVTVDGKLVSPPEESSYFLLYKPVGVVTTLSDPQGRPTVASYIEQTGKRLFPVGRLDYDAEGALLVTDDGALAHKLTHPSFQVPRTYLAKVKGTPDAATLDKLRGGVRLEDGMATPLSVEVFEQAERNTWLKLVVAEGRPHLIKRLCAAVGYPVVRLYRPSYAGITVEGVRPGELRPLTENQVRMLQEVADGKATPPERELKLPPRRHGRSAPGFAADMDDEDFGEEAPAPVRSRAAGKPARATRTERPARKAVKTERPGKAERPARAAGRPERKEWAPRGGGGSRPAFRGAAGGRAERRTWTPREDEQEESQGEFGEEAPRREAPRREARAERGERPERREWAPRGEGRGGERGARPERKPFAGGSAERRVPARAERPERREWAPRGEERGARPERKPFGARAERPERREWAPRSEGRGGERGARPERKPFAGGGAERRVPARAERPERREWAPRGEERGARPERKPFGARAERPERREWAPRSEGRGGERGARPERKPFAGGSAERRVPARAERPERREWAPRSEGRGGERGARPERKPFAGGSAERRVPARAERPERREWAPRGEERGERGARPGPRGTGAARPARKTWGASGEDSGRPVRRGAARPEGEGAGEGSKSFVNWRTKKHQEPTPEWNARPPRGAGGPRGRGPRKGR; this is encoded by the coding sequence ATGGCGGCTGAACGTTTACAGAAATACCTCGCGCGCGCGGGCGTGGCCTCGCGCAGGCACGCGGAAGAGCTCATCACCGAAGGTCGTGTCACGGTGAACAACGAGAAGGTCACCGAACTGGGCACGAAGGTGTCTCCGGGTGACCTGGTGACGGTGGACGGCAAGCTCGTCTCGCCGCCGGAGGAGTCCTCGTACTTCCTCCTCTACAAGCCCGTGGGCGTGGTGACGACGCTGTCGGATCCGCAGGGCCGGCCCACCGTGGCCAGCTATATCGAGCAGACCGGCAAGCGGCTCTTCCCGGTGGGCCGGTTGGACTACGACGCGGAAGGCGCGTTGCTCGTCACGGACGACGGGGCGCTGGCGCACAAGCTGACGCACCCGAGCTTCCAGGTGCCGCGCACGTACCTGGCGAAGGTGAAGGGCACGCCGGACGCGGCCACGCTGGACAAGCTGCGCGGAGGCGTGCGGCTGGAGGACGGCATGGCCACGCCGCTGTCCGTGGAGGTCTTCGAGCAGGCCGAGCGCAACACCTGGCTGAAGCTGGTGGTGGCCGAGGGCCGACCGCACCTCATCAAGCGGCTGTGCGCCGCGGTGGGCTACCCGGTGGTGCGCCTGTACCGGCCGTCGTACGCGGGCATCACCGTCGAGGGCGTGCGCCCCGGCGAGCTGCGGCCGCTCACCGAGAACCAGGTGCGCATGCTGCAGGAGGTGGCCGACGGGAAGGCCACGCCTCCCGAGCGGGAGCTGAAGCTGCCGCCGCGGCGTCACGGGCGTTCGGCACCGGGCTTCGCGGCGGACATGGACGACGAGGATTTCGGCGAGGAGGCTCCCGCGCCGGTGCGTTCGCGTGCGGCGGGGAAGCCCGCGCGGGCCACCCGGACGGAGCGCCCCGCGCGGAAGGCCGTGAAGACGGAGCGTCCCGGGAAGGCCGAGCGTCCGGCTCGCGCCGCGGGTCGTCCCGAGCGCAAGGAGTGGGCACCGCGTGGTGGGGGTGGCTCCCGGCCCGCGTTCCGTGGCGCGGCGGGTGGCCGTGCCGAGCGCCGCACGTGGACGCCTCGCGAGGACGAGCAGGAGGAGAGCCAGGGCGAGTTCGGCGAGGAGGCTCCTCGTCGAGAGGCTCCTCGTCGAGAGGCGCGAGCCGAGCGGGGTGAGCGTCCGGAGCGCCGTGAGTGGGCGCCTCGTGGCGAGGGGCGCGGTGGCGAGCGCGGTGCGCGTCCCGAGCGCAAGCCGTTCGCTGGCGGAAGTGCCGAGCGCCGGGTTCCCGCCCGCGCTGAGCGTCCGGAGCGTCGTGAGTGGGCGCCTCGTGGCGAGGAGCGTGGTGCGCGTCCCGAGCGCAAGCCCTTTGGTGCGCGCGCTGAGCGTCCGGAGCGTCGTGAGTGGGCTCCGCGTAGCGAGGGTCGTGGCGGCGAGCGCGGTGCGCGTCCCGAGCGCAAGCCGTTCGCGGGCGGAGGTGCCGAGCGCCGGGTTCCCGCCCGTGCTGAGCGTCCGGAGCGTCGTGAGTGGGCGCCTCGTGGCGAGGAGCGTGGTGCGCGTCCCGAGCGCAAGCCCTTTGGCGCGCGTGCTGAGCGTCCGGAGCGCCGTGAGTGGGCTCCGCGTAGCGAGGGTCGTGGCGGCGAGCGCGGTGCGCGCCCCGAGCGCAAGCCGTTCGCGGGCGGAAGTGCCGAGCGCCGGGTTCCCGCCCGCGCTGAGCGTCCGGAGCGTCGTGAGTGGGCTCCGCGTAGCGAGGGTCGTGGCGGCGAGCGCGGTGCGCGTCCCGAGCGCAAGCCGTTCGCTGGCGGAAGTGCCGAGCGCCGGGTTCCCGCCCGCGCTGAGCGTCCGGAGCGTCGTGAGTGGGCGCCTCGTGGCGAGGAGCGCGGCGAGCGCGGTGCTCGTCCCGGGCCTCGGGGCACGGGCGCAGCGAGGCCCGCGCGCAAGACGTGGGGTGCCTCCGGCGAGGACTCGGGACGCCCGGTCCGCCGCGGCGCGGCACGTCCGGAGGGCGAGGGAGCCGGCGAGGGCTCGAAGTCCTTCGTGAACTGGCGCACCAAGAAGCACCAGGAGCCCACGCCCGAGTGGAACGCCCGCCCGCCCCGGGGCGCTGGGGGGCCCAGGGGGCGAGGCCCTCGTAAGGGCCGCTGA
- the scpB gene encoding SMC-Scp complex subunit ScpB, translating into MTTGNNGPEDTGPKTPRGSGGPSPFTEEEIAAVTGPGDEDELEDSDVATIEADEVPDLQTSFEKLVQKSRNLSPERIRTIVESVLFVADKPLDLDQLFEATGIDREKIQEALNQISGVHRDGISGMVLYEVAGGWQFRTDPHSAEYVRRYLRVKPQRLTRAAVETLAIIAYRQPVTRPEVEDIRGVDCGAVIKALLDRKLIKILGKKEEVGRPMLYGTTREFLEFFALKDLSALPTLREFHELTQEHQEIVEKERPAVPGASGTVETLADPEFQKRMEKSVAASEAALEELEQAMDAAEQTQKAASSILNPTPPPSEGDKGSEPA; encoded by the coding sequence GTGACTACCGGTAACAACGGCCCCGAGGACACCGGCCCGAAGACGCCGCGCGGCTCCGGCGGCCCCAGCCCCTTCACCGAGGAGGAGATCGCCGCCGTCACCGGTCCCGGCGACGAGGACGAGCTGGAGGACTCCGACGTCGCCACCATCGAGGCCGACGAGGTCCCGGACCTCCAGACGTCCTTCGAGAAGCTCGTCCAGAAGAGCCGCAACCTCTCCCCGGAGCGCATCCGCACCATCGTGGAGAGCGTGCTCTTCGTGGCGGACAAGCCCCTGGACCTGGACCAGCTCTTCGAGGCCACGGGCATCGATCGCGAGAAGATCCAGGAGGCGCTCAATCAGATCTCCGGCGTGCACAGGGATGGCATCAGCGGCATGGTCCTGTACGAGGTGGCCGGCGGGTGGCAGTTCCGCACGGATCCGCACTCGGCGGAGTACGTGCGGCGCTACCTGCGCGTGAAGCCCCAGCGCCTCACCCGCGCCGCCGTGGAGACCCTGGCCATCATCGCCTACCGGCAGCCCGTTACCCGTCCCGAGGTCGAGGACATCCGCGGCGTGGACTGCGGCGCCGTCATCAAGGCGCTGTTGGATCGCAAGTTGATCAAGATCCTGGGCAAGAAGGAGGAGGTGGGCCGGCCCATGCTGTACGGGACGACCCGTGAGTTCCTCGAGTTCTTCGCCCTGAAGGATCTGTCCGCCCTGCCCACGCTGCGCGAGTTCCACGAGCTGACGCAGGAGCACCAGGAGATCGTCGAGAAGGAGCGGCCCGCCGTTCCGGGTGCCAGTGGCACCGTGGAGACGTTGGCGGACCCGGAGTTCCAGAAGCGGATGGAGAAGAGCGTGGCGGCCTCCGAGGCGGCGCTCGAGGAGCTGGAGCAGGCCATGGACGCCGCGGAGCAGACACAGAAGGCGGCCAGCAGCATCCTGAACCCGACCCCGCCGCCCTCCGAGGGCGACAAGGGGTCCGAACCCGCTTGA
- a CDS encoding segregation and condensation protein A, producing the protein MTAGRRSTPPTEETLEADVPTSVGDAFRVALPNFEGPLDLLLHLIKEHRLDIFDIPLALITEKYLEHLERMREINLDIAGEFLVMAATLAHLKSRMLLPRQDTAEQPVDAVAELQQEEAEDPRAELVRRLLEYQKYKAAAEQLAMQDILERDVFPRRVPVEAVPIPEEEVGLQEFSVLKLIEALDRVLERLTPKLQHEVVREQVSITEAIRRIAERLKGQESCSFESLFDEQRTRQEVVITFLAILEMVKRRLLKVRQEAPLADIILTPNGDALERLLPSEVDESDYR; encoded by the coding sequence GTGACCGCAGGTCGTCGCAGCACCCCTCCCACCGAGGAGACCCTCGAGGCGGACGTCCCCACCAGTGTGGGTGACGCCTTCCGGGTCGCCTTGCCCAATTTCGAGGGGCCGCTCGACCTGCTGCTTCACCTCATCAAGGAACACCGGCTCGACATCTTCGACATCCCGCTCGCGCTCATCACCGAGAAGTACCTGGAGCACCTCGAGCGGATGCGGGAGATCAACCTCGACATCGCCGGCGAGTTCCTGGTGATGGCCGCCACGCTGGCGCACCTCAAGAGCCGCATGCTGCTGCCGCGCCAGGACACCGCGGAGCAGCCGGTGGACGCGGTGGCGGAGCTCCAGCAGGAGGAGGCGGAGGATCCCCGCGCCGAGCTGGTGCGCCGGCTGCTCGAGTACCAGAAGTACAAGGCCGCCGCCGAGCAGCTGGCCATGCAGGACATCCTCGAGCGCGACGTCTTCCCGCGCCGGGTGCCCGTGGAGGCCGTGCCCATCCCCGAGGAGGAGGTGGGCCTGCAGGAGTTCTCCGTCCTCAAGCTCATCGAGGCGCTCGACCGGGTATTGGAGCGCCTGACTCCCAAGTTGCAGCACGAGGTGGTGCGCGAGCAGGTGAGCATCACCGAGGCCATCCGCCGGATCGCCGAGCGCTTGAAGGGCCAGGAGTCCTGCTCGTTCGAGAGCCTCTTCGATGAGCAACGGACGCGGCAGGAGGTGGTGATTACCTTCCTGGCCATCCTGGAGATGGTGAAGAGGCGTCTGCTCAAGGTCCGCCAGGAGGCCCCCCTGGCGGACATCATCCTCACGCCCAACGGAGACGCCCTGGAGCGGCTGCTCCCATCGGAGGTGGACGAGAGTGACTACCGGTAA
- the trpS gene encoding tryptophan--tRNA ligase — MRILSGVQSSGRLHIGNYYGALRQFVQLQDEGEAYFFIANLHALTTVRDPRLAEELTREAAIAYLSLGLDPKKAILFRQSDVKEVLELNWILGTVVPHAHLERAHSYKDKVAKGISPDFGLFAYPVLMAADILLYSADAVPVGRDQIQHIEFARDWAVKFNVTYVPGYDPQDPEGKEKGHSPGILKLPAARIQESTAVVPGIDGQKMSKSYGNTIELFGDEKEIKKRIMSIKTDSTPVEAPKPTENAPLYDLLKVMLPESRFQEVDASWRAGGKGYGEYKKLLVEAFHDAFGPARKRRQELINDPAELERILQDGAERARAEASRLMQRVRRAVGIP, encoded by the coding sequence ATGCGGATCCTCTCGGGAGTCCAGTCCTCGGGCCGGTTGCACATCGGCAACTACTACGGAGCCCTCCGGCAGTTCGTCCAACTGCAGGATGAGGGCGAGGCGTATTTCTTCATCGCCAACCTGCACGCGCTCACCACCGTGCGAGATCCCAGGCTCGCCGAGGAGCTCACGCGAGAGGCCGCCATCGCCTACCTCTCGCTCGGGTTGGATCCCAAGAAGGCCATCCTCTTCCGGCAGAGCGACGTGAAGGAGGTGCTGGAGCTCAACTGGATCCTCGGCACCGTCGTGCCGCACGCCCACCTCGAGCGCGCCCACAGCTACAAGGACAAGGTGGCCAAGGGCATCAGCCCGGACTTCGGCCTCTTCGCCTACCCGGTGCTCATGGCCGCCGACATCCTGCTCTACAGCGCGGATGCCGTGCCGGTGGGCAGGGATCAGATCCAGCACATCGAGTTCGCCCGTGACTGGGCGGTGAAGTTCAACGTGACCTACGTGCCCGGGTACGATCCCCAGGATCCCGAGGGCAAGGAGAAGGGGCACAGCCCCGGCATCCTCAAGCTCCCGGCGGCACGCATCCAGGAGAGCACCGCGGTGGTGCCCGGTATCGACGGACAGAAGATGTCCAAGTCGTACGGCAACACCATCGAGCTCTTCGGGGACGAAAAGGAGATCAAGAAGCGGATCATGAGCATCAAGACGGACTCCACGCCCGTCGAGGCTCCCAAGCCCACCGAGAACGCGCCCCTCTACGATCTGCTCAAGGTGATGCTGCCCGAGTCCCGCTTCCAAGAGGTGGATGCCTCGTGGCGAGCGGGCGGCAAGGGCTACGGCGAGTACAAGAAGCTGCTCGTCGAGGCCTTCCATGACGCCTTTGGTCCGGCGCGCAAGCGCCGCCAGGAGCTGATCAACGATCCGGCCGAGCTCGAGCGCATCCTCCAGGATGGCGCCGAGCGCGCCCGTGCCGAGGCCTCCCGCCTGATGCAGCGGGTACGCCGCGCCGTCGGCATCCCCTGA
- a CDS encoding DUF4388 domain-containing protein, with translation MERFKGNLASYRLQLLMPAFFEAPAVDGMLRVERGAVRRHFFFRRGYLVGESSSEPREHLGQVLARLRILDAAGAAAAFDAAEAAEVPFGTLLVERGLVAKARLMEAMEHKAREALFDCYGWESGEVEFRPGLPPLGRAVELQLGLRELHRDALARLREWKVFWDLFPGPGTTFGVYREFAVERVSAAEEQLLQLAEKGATLSELLAASPEGPLHGARWVLRLYRRGALTPRKARGPKVGEATALADLLALARGLVEAGRCEEAVAVVAQALERAPVPEAHALYREAEVRLTVALADEVLSLDGRLYFEPLPRPLPPSLTADDLYLYAKLRGSRSVREVLRNTAMGELAAYRALRRLVDAGIARVMPDNTAPKRRSRTDPYGVPVYDPSSTGRGLSR, from the coding sequence ATGGAACGGTTCAAGGGGAATCTGGCGAGCTACCGGCTGCAGCTGTTGATGCCCGCGTTCTTCGAGGCACCGGCCGTGGATGGGATGCTGCGCGTGGAGCGGGGGGCGGTGCGCCGGCACTTCTTCTTCCGGCGCGGGTATCTGGTGGGAGAGAGCTCGAGTGAGCCGAGGGAGCACCTGGGGCAGGTGCTGGCGAGGCTGCGCATCCTGGACGCGGCGGGGGCGGCGGCGGCCTTCGACGCGGCGGAGGCGGCGGAGGTGCCCTTCGGCACGCTGCTGGTGGAGCGGGGGCTGGTGGCGAAGGCGCGGCTGATGGAGGCGATGGAGCACAAGGCGCGCGAGGCGCTCTTCGACTGCTACGGGTGGGAGTCCGGCGAGGTGGAGTTCCGCCCGGGACTGCCGCCGCTGGGGCGGGCGGTGGAGCTGCAGCTGGGCCTGAGGGAGCTGCACCGGGACGCGCTGGCGCGGCTGCGCGAGTGGAAGGTGTTCTGGGATCTGTTCCCGGGGCCGGGCACCACGTTCGGGGTGTACCGGGAGTTCGCGGTGGAGCGGGTGTCGGCGGCGGAGGAGCAGCTGCTGCAGCTGGCCGAGAAGGGGGCGACGCTGAGCGAGCTGCTTGCGGCGTCACCGGAAGGTCCCCTGCACGGGGCGCGGTGGGTGCTGCGCCTGTACCGCAGAGGGGCGTTGACGCCACGCAAGGCCCGGGGCCCGAAGGTGGGCGAGGCGACGGCGCTGGCGGATCTGCTGGCGCTGGCGCGGGGCCTGGTGGAAGCGGGCCGGTGCGAGGAAGCGGTGGCGGTGGTGGCGCAGGCGCTGGAGCGTGCGCCCGTGCCGGAGGCGCACGCGCTCTACCGGGAGGCGGAGGTGCGGCTGACGGTGGCGCTGGCGGACGAGGTGCTGTCGCTGGACGGGCGGCTCTACTTCGAGCCCCTGCCGCGCCCCCTCCCGCCTTCGCTGACGGCGGACGATCTGTACCTGTACGCGAAGTTGAGGGGCAGCCGGAGCGTGCGCGAGGTCCTGAGGAACACGGCCATGGGCGAGCTGGCGGCCTACCGGGCGCTGAGACGGCTGGTTGACGCGGGCATCGCACGGGTGATGCCGGACAACACGGCGCCGAAGCGAAGGTCCAGAACGGACCCCTACGGAGTCCCCGTGTATGACCCCTCGTCCACTGGGAGAGGGTTGAGCAGGTAG